A region of the Balnearium lithotrophicum genome:
ATGGGAGGAGTTTAACTCCCTCCTAAAAAGAGAAGTAGAAGAGGGAGTAGTCGACCCAAGTAGAGTAAAGATTTCCATTCTAAGGAAGTTGGAAATCCCCGTTTTAGAAGAGGAGGGGTTTTTAAGGGAGCTCCGTTCCGTTAAAACGTTAGAGGAGATTTCGCTGATAACGAGGGCAGTTCAAATTGCAGAGCTCTCTTTAAAAAGTGTTTTGCACCTTTTAAAGCCTGGAATAACGGAACTTGAATTTAGAAGGGAGTTGATATCAGCCTTTTTTAAGTTTGGAGGAGAGGGAGAGGCATTTCCTACAATAGTAGCATCTGGAGAGGGTTCTACAGTACCTCACTGGGAAACGGGTAGAAAGGAAATCAAGGATGGAGATATTGTTATTATCGACTTTGGAACTGTCTACAAGGGTTATGTTTCGGATATTACAAGAACTTTTTTAATTGGCAACGTCCCTAAAGAGTTGAGAGAAATTTATGAAACTGTAAAAGAAGCTCAGGAAGTTGGAATAAGGGAGTTAAAATCAGGAGTATCTTGTAAGGATGTTGATTTAAAAGTCAGAAAGTTTTTGAATGAAAAAGGTTTAGGAGAGTACTTTGTCCACTCCTTAGGACACGGAATTGGCGTTGAAGTTCATGAATTTCCAATCCTGTCAAGAAAGTCTAACGAGGTACTGAAAGAAGGTAACGTTGTAACCGTCGAACCGGGAGTTTACATACCGGGACTTGGCGGCGTAAGGATAGAGGATGACTGCTTGGTAACCGAAGAAGGAGCATTTGTAATTTCAGACCTGGAAAAGTGAGATGGAGTTTTCAGTAGTAAGGGAAGATGGAAGGGCAAGGTTTGGAATACTAAAGGGGACTCATGGCGTAACGGAAACTCCCTGTTTTATGCCCGTTGGAACCTTAGGAGCAGTAAAGGGTGTCACGTGGGAAGACATAAAAAGGATGGGTTACCACTTAGTCCTCTCAAACGTTTACCACCTTTATCTAAGACCCGGTTTGGAAATAATCAAGGAAGCTGGCGGTATACATAAATTTACAGGTTGGAATGAACTAATCCTTACCGACAGTGGTGGATTCCAAGTATTCAGCTTGGGAAAGCTCATGAAGCTTACTGAAGAGGGAGTCTTCTTCAAATCCCACATCGATGGCTCCGAACACTTTTTTACTCCAGAGTTTGTCGTCAAGTTTGAGGAGGAAATTGGCGTTGATATAGGAATGGTTCTTGATGAGTGTACACCGTACCCTGCAACCTACGAGTATGCAGAACACTCCATGGAGAGAACCGTTAGATGGGCAGAGAGGAGTATTAATTCAAGAACTACCGACAAAACGGCCCTTTTCGGAATAGTTCAGGGGGGAGTGTACGACGATTTAAGGCTTAGATGTGTTGAGAAGCTCGTAAAACTTCCCTTTGATGGTTATGCCATTGGTGGACTCAGCGTAGGGGAGCCAAAGGAGGAGATGTACAGAATAACAAAGCTTGTAGCTCCACAGCTTCCCAAGGACAAACCAAGGTATCTAATGGGTGTAGGAACTCCTTTGGACATATTAGAGGCCGTTGAGAGTGGAGTTGATATGTTTGACTGTGTAATGCCAACAAGAAATGCAAGAAACGGAACTCTTTTTACATCCTACGGTAAGGTAAATATAAAGAAGGCAAAGTATAAAAATGACTTTACTCCTTTAGACCCTGAGTGTGATTGTTATACGTGTAAAAACTTTACAAAGGCTTATTTAAGACACCTTTATGTTACGGGAAATGTAAATTCGGTTATACTTAATACGATACACAACCTACACTTTTACGAAAAGCTAATGGAGAAAATCAGGGATTCAATAAAAGAAGAAAAATTTTCGGAGTTTAAAGTAGATTTCTTACGGA
Encoded here:
- the tgt gene encoding tRNA guanosine(34) transglycosylase Tgt; the encoded protein is MEFSVVREDGRARFGILKGTHGVTETPCFMPVGTLGAVKGVTWEDIKRMGYHLVLSNVYHLYLRPGLEIIKEAGGIHKFTGWNELILTDSGGFQVFSLGKLMKLTEEGVFFKSHIDGSEHFFTPEFVVKFEEEIGVDIGMVLDECTPYPATYEYAEHSMERTVRWAERSINSRTTDKTALFGIVQGGVYDDLRLRCVEKLVKLPFDGYAIGGLSVGEPKEEMYRITKLVAPQLPKDKPRYLMGVGTPLDILEAVESGVDMFDCVMPTRNARNGTLFTSYGKVNIKKAKYKNDFTPLDPECDCYTCKNFTKAYLRHLYVTGNVNSVILNTIHNLHFYEKLMEKIRDSIKEEKFSEFKVDFLRKFKGDKSQISR
- a CDS encoding aminopeptidase P family protein, coding for MEKLEYICDKLGDGKRAFISFDSKENFYLTGFSSTFSIVLVKGNGRALLITDGRYIERAKKEVKNFKVVEWKGWEEFNSLLKREVEEGVVDPSRVKISILRKLEIPVLEEEGFLRELRSVKTLEEISLITRAVQIAELSLKSVLHLLKPGITELEFRRELISAFFKFGGEGEAFPTIVASGEGSTVPHWETGRKEIKDGDIVIIDFGTVYKGYVSDITRTFLIGNVPKELREIYETVKEAQEVGIRELKSGVSCKDVDLKVRKFLNEKGLGEYFVHSLGHGIGVEVHEFPILSRKSNEVLKEGNVVTVEPGVYIPGLGGVRIEDDCLVTEEGAFVISDLEK